A section of the Flavobacterium ardleyense genome encodes:
- the aroB gene encoding 3-dehydroquinate synthase translates to MQSILSTGYSVHFNSDGYAALNTYLKSTAHSTIFILVDTNTNDFCSSKFLSNIATENRIEIIEIEPSEETKNIETCVELWSALSDLGADRKSLLLNLGGGVVTDIGGFVAATFKRGISFINIPTSLLSMVDAAIGSKNGVDLGNLKNQIGTITSPQMVIIDTDFLETLPQNQMRSGLAEMLKHGLIANHHYWDKFQDLAKIDYADFDSLIAESVEIKNNIVLQDPTEEGMRKALNFGHTLGHAIESHFMSKETTLLHGEAIAIGMVLESFLSFQLNFLSKTEYLEIKNQILAIFGRVEISQSDITEVLNLLKHDKKNEYGKVKFALLDGIGNAKIDQEVDNEIIIASFDDYKNSLFI, encoded by the coding sequence ATGCAATCCATACTTTCAACAGGCTACTCGGTACATTTTAATAGCGATGGCTATGCAGCACTGAATACCTATTTAAAGTCAACCGCTCACTCCACAATATTTATACTCGTTGACACCAATACTAATGACTTTTGCTCTTCAAAATTCTTAAGTAATATCGCCACTGAAAACCGAATTGAAATTATTGAAATAGAACCTTCAGAAGAGACCAAAAATATTGAAACATGCGTTGAATTATGGAGTGCACTGTCAGACCTTGGAGCAGACAGAAAAAGTCTCTTACTTAATTTAGGAGGCGGTGTTGTAACGGATATTGGTGGATTTGTTGCAGCAACTTTCAAGAGAGGAATCTCCTTTATTAATATTCCAACATCTTTATTATCAATGGTGGATGCAGCAATTGGAAGTAAGAATGGGGTTGATTTAGGAAATTTAAAAAATCAAATTGGAACAATCACATCACCTCAAATGGTTATAATTGATACTGATTTCCTAGAAACGCTTCCGCAAAATCAGATGCGCTCGGGATTGGCTGAGATGTTAAAACACGGATTGATTGCTAATCACCACTATTGGGACAAATTTCAAGATCTTGCAAAGATTGATTACGCAGATTTTGATTCTCTAATTGCTGAATCTGTTGAAATAAAAAATAATATTGTGCTGCAAGATCCAACCGAAGAAGGCATGAGAAAAGCTCTAAACTTTGGACACACACTTGGACATGCTATCGAAAGTCACTTTATGTCCAAAGAAACTACTCTTCTGCATGGTGAAGCGATTGCAATTGGAATGGTATTAGAAAGTTTCTTATCTTTCCAACTAAATTTTCTGTCAAAAACTGAATATTTGGAAATCAAAAATCAAATTCTAGCTATTTTTGGTAGAGTAGAAATTTCCCAATCAGATATCACCGAAGTATTAAATTTGCTCAAGCATGACAAGAAGAATGAATATGGCAAAGTAAAATTTGCTCTTCTCGATGGGATTGGAAATGCAAAAATAGATCAGGAAGTTGACAATGAAATCATTATAGCATCGTTTGATGATTATAAAAATAGCTTATTTATTTAA
- a CDS encoding type III PLP-dependent enzyme domain-containing protein, with the protein MNTKYSDLINQTYYFPQEEFKLNKDNLQFHDIDLMKLVEQYGTPLKFTYLPQISKNIQKAKGYFRKAMEKNKYDGKYYYCYCTKSSHFEFIMNEAFKNDIHIETSSAFDIDIVERLIANGKINKNTFIICNGFKRDQYVTNIARLINGGYNKTIPIIDNYEELDLLQAEINGKFKIGIRIAAEEDPKFEFYTSRLGIGYKNIVPFYKKQIQDNENLELKVLHFFINTGIMDNSYYWNELVKCIKVYVALKKECPTLDSLNIGGGFPIKNSLAFDYDYQYMIDEITNQIKIACEEADVDVPHIFTEFGSYTVGESGGAIYQVLYQKQQNDREKWNMIDSSFITTLPDTWAINKRFIMLAVNRWNDTYERVLLGGLTCDSDDYYNSEQNMNAIYLPKYNKEKPLYLGFFNTGAYQETIGGFGGLHHCLIPQPKHILIDRDENGIIATEVFSEQQNAEDVLKILGYDKKVE; encoded by the coding sequence ATGAATACAAAGTATAGTGATCTTATAAATCAAACATATTATTTTCCTCAAGAAGAATTCAAACTTAACAAAGATAATCTGCAATTTCACGATATCGATTTGATGAAGCTTGTAGAGCAGTACGGCACTCCACTAAAATTTACGTACCTTCCTCAAATTTCGAAAAATATTCAAAAAGCAAAAGGATATTTCAGAAAAGCGATGGAAAAGAATAAATACGACGGTAAATATTACTACTGTTATTGTACGAAAAGTTCACATTTTGAATTTATAATGAACGAAGCTTTCAAAAATGACATTCATATTGAAACTTCTTCTGCCTTTGATATTGATATAGTTGAACGTCTTATCGCTAATGGCAAGATTAATAAAAACACCTTTATTATTTGCAATGGTTTTAAGAGAGATCAATACGTTACAAATATCGCTCGACTTATTAACGGTGGTTACAACAAAACTATTCCGATAATAGATAACTACGAAGAACTAGATTTACTTCAGGCAGAAATCAACGGGAAATTCAAAATCGGAATTAGAATCGCAGCTGAGGAAGATCCAAAATTCGAGTTTTATACAAGTCGACTAGGAATAGGATATAAAAATATTGTTCCTTTTTACAAAAAACAGATTCAGGATAACGAAAATCTTGAATTAAAGGTTTTACACTTCTTTATCAATACTGGAATTATGGATAATTCTTACTATTGGAACGAACTTGTAAAATGTATCAAAGTTTATGTCGCTCTAAAAAAAGAATGCCCTACTCTTGATAGTTTAAATATTGGTGGTGGTTTTCCAATCAAAAATTCATTGGCTTTTGATTACGATTATCAATATATGATTGATGAAATTACCAATCAGATTAAAATTGCTTGCGAAGAAGCAGATGTGGACGTTCCGCATATCTTTACTGAATTCGGATCCTACACTGTAGGTGAAAGTGGCGGTGCCATTTATCAGGTTTTATACCAAAAACAACAAAATGATCGTGAAAAGTGGAATATGATTGATAGCTCTTTTATCACCACTCTTCCTGATACTTGGGCAATTAACAAGCGATTTATTATGCTTGCCGTTAATAGATGGAATGATACGTACGAACGTGTACTTCTTGGCGGTTTGACTTGTGATAGCGATGATTATTACAATTCTGAGCAAAATATGAATGCCATTTACCTGCCAAAATACAATAAAGAAAAACCTCTATATTTAGGATTTTTCAATACTGGCGCCTACCAAGAAACTATTGGAGGTTTTGGAGGATTGCACCATTGTTTGATTCCACAACCAAAACATATTTTGATTGATCGCGACGAAAATGGAATTATTGCTACAGAAGTTTTCTCTGAACAGCAAAATGCTGAAGATGTTCTTAAAATTTTAGGTTACGATAAAAAAGTAGAATAA
- a CDS encoding deoxyhypusine synthase family protein, with amino-acid sequence MNKGPISQFIEKYYLHFNSASVVDAAKSYEEQLKKGSKMMVTLAGAMSTAEIGKIFAEVIRQDKVQIISCTGANLEEDIMNLVAHSHYERVPNYRDLTPQEEWDLMERGLNRVTDTCIPEHEAFRRLQKHIVKIWKDAEEAGERYFPHEFMYKMLLSGVLEEYYEIDLKDSWMYAAAEANLPIIVPGWEDSTMGNIFASYVIKGELKASTVKSGIEYMGFLADWYTKNSDKGVGFFQIGGGIAGDFPICVVPMLYQDMEKPETPFWSYFCQISDSTTSYGSYSGAVPNEKITWGKLDINTPKFIIESDATIVAPLIFAYLLDY; translated from the coding sequence ATGAATAAAGGACCAATTAGCCAGTTTATTGAAAAATACTACCTGCATTTTAACTCTGCATCAGTAGTAGATGCCGCAAAATCATACGAAGAGCAGTTGAAAAAAGGCTCAAAAATGATGGTAACATTAGCTGGAGCAATGAGTACAGCTGAAATTGGAAAAATTTTTGCAGAAGTTATTCGCCAAGACAAAGTGCAAATTATTTCATGTACAGGTGCAAACCTTGAAGAAGATATCATGAATCTTGTAGCACATTCTCATTACGAACGTGTGCCAAATTACAGAGATTTGACACCTCAAGAAGAATGGGATCTGATGGAGCGCGGGTTAAACCGTGTCACTGATACTTGTATTCCTGAGCACGAAGCTTTTAGAAGATTACAAAAACACATTGTGAAAATCTGGAAAGATGCAGAAGAAGCTGGAGAACGTTATTTTCCGCATGAATTCATGTACAAAATGTTGCTTTCTGGTGTTCTAGAAGAATACTACGAAATTGATCTTAAAGATAGTTGGATGTACGCAGCAGCAGAAGCAAACCTGCCTATTATCGTCCCAGGATGGGAAGATAGTACAATGGGAAATATCTTCGCTTCATACGTTATCAAAGGAGAGCTTAAAGCCTCTACGGTGAAATCTGGTATTGAATACATGGGATTCCTTGCTGATTGGTATACCAAAAACTCTGACAAAGGAGTTGGATTTTTCCAAATTGGTGGTGGTATCGCTGGAGATTTCCCAATTTGTGTTGTGCCAATGCTTTACCAAGATATGGAAAAGCCTGAAACACCTTTCTGGAGCTATTTCTGTCAGATTTCTGACTCTACAACAAGTTATGGTTCGTACTCTGGAGCCGTTCCGAACGAAAAAATTACTTGGGGAAAATTAGATATTAACACCCCAAAATTCATAATAGAATCGGATGCAACCATTGTGGCACCCTTAATTTTTGCTTACCTTTTAGACTATTAA
- a CDS encoding DNA primase, whose amino-acid sequence MKRVIVDYSKLTNEILNLLVDKFPEGYDDTNIVRFRNAQNEMVEAVEVRTEDTIYLVKVSTKLANSMENFDEDDDIDSLVEPLDDIVKGIDEDDDMADDEEEDDEELIKKTRKRDQDDDDATDDDDEDQDFAEEDEDEDEE is encoded by the coding sequence ATGAAAAGAGTTATTGTTGATTATTCAAAACTGACCAACGAAATTTTAAACCTATTGGTTGACAAATTTCCAGAAGGTTATGACGATACTAATATTGTCCGGTTTAGAAATGCCCAAAATGAAATGGTCGAAGCAGTCGAAGTTCGCACAGAAGACACTATTTATCTCGTTAAAGTGAGTACCAAACTAGCTAATAGTATGGAAAACTTTGATGAAGATGATGATATTGACTCTTTGGTGGAGCCTTTGGATGATATCGTAAAAGGAATTGACGAGGACGATGATATGGCTGACGATGAAGAGGAAGATGACGAAGAGCTTATCAAGAAAACTCGCAAGCGTGATCAGGATGATGATGATGCCACTGACGACGACGACGAAGATCAAGATTTCGCTGAAGAAGATGAGGACGAAGACGAAGAATAA
- a CDS encoding DinB family protein, which translates to MLLIDLPPNSYPEKYNTYINTLDPDTNLVDGLEISLYEFIRFVQSIPLGKHDYRYAVGKWTIKDIIQHLIDCERIFSYRALRLGRNDQSQLVSFDENEYAEQAGGNLRTLQNLLTELSTVRQSTLLLYKNFTAEQLHQQWVTGNNEVSLAALGFIIIGHQEHHKNIFKERYL; encoded by the coding sequence ATGCTTCTAATAGACCTTCCACCAAATTCATATCCAGAAAAGTATAACACTTATATCAACACATTAGATCCTGACACCAATCTTGTTGACGGACTGGAGATTAGCCTTTACGAATTTATTCGGTTTGTGCAGTCAATTCCTCTCGGTAAGCACGATTATCGTTATGCTGTAGGCAAATGGACGATTAAAGATATTATTCAGCATCTCATTGACTGCGAGCGAATTTTCAGCTATCGCGCACTTAGATTGGGTCGTAATGATCAATCTCAGTTAGTCTCTTTTGATGAAAATGAGTACGCGGAGCAAGCTGGAGGCAATCTTCGAACATTACAAAATTTATTGACAGAATTATCGACCGTTCGTCAGAGTACTTTGTTACTGTACAAAAATTTTACTGCAGAACAATTACATCAGCAGTGGGTGACTGGTAATAATGAAGTCTCATTGGCAGCGCTAGGGTTTATTATTATCGGACATCAAGAGCATCATAAAAATATTTTTAAAGAACGCTATTTATAA
- a CDS encoding Lrp/AsnC family transcriptional regulator, with the protein MSKFRLDDVDHQILDMLIDNTRIPFTDIAKKLLISAGTVHVRVKKMEDAGIITGSSLTLDYEKLGYSFIAYVGVFLNNTSQTKFVLERINEIPFVTVAHVTTGKFNVFCKIRAKDTKHAKDVIFMIDDIEGVYRTETMISLEESINDKKRLMHTIFKNM; encoded by the coding sequence ATGAGTAAGTTTCGTTTGGATGATGTAGATCATCAAATTTTAGATATGCTAATCGATAATACAAGAATACCTTTTACAGATATTGCTAAGAAATTATTGATTTCGGCTGGAACGGTTCATGTGCGTGTGAAAAAGATGGAAGATGCTGGCATTATTACTGGGTCGTCGCTTACTTTAGATTATGAAAAATTGGGCTATTCGTTTATAGCGTACGTTGGAGTATTTCTTAATAATACTTCTCAAACTAAATTTGTCTTAGAGCGCATCAACGAAATTCCGTTTGTAACCGTTGCCCACGTTACTACTGGAAAGTTCAATGTTTTTTGTAAAATAAGAGCGAAAGACACCAAACATGCAAAAGATGTTATCTTTATGATTGATGATATTGAAGGCGTTTACAGAACAGAAACAATGATTTCTCTAGAAGAAAGCATTAATGATAAGAAAAGATTGATGCATACCATCTTTAAAAATATGTAA
- a CDS encoding M14 family metallopeptidase, producing MKNSDFYRALHTTFKNEEITGRYITNRHLNSWLEFKHKNEIFSILGYSVLGKPIYQCQVGSGNIKLLIWSQMHGNESTTTKAVVDFITFVTSDNVIAKKFRGVFTFNIIPILNPDGAESYTRVNANGIDLNRDFVDLSQPESRLLMDLFASFSPDYCFNMHDQRTIFSVGDTGKPATISFLAPSFNDGCDINATRERAMQIIVDLNKVLQQYIPGQVGRFDDSYNRNCVGDTFQTLGKSTILFEAGHYQDDYEREVSREVVFISLLASCDSIINKTYLDNRIALYLNIPQNKTLFYDIVYKNVKINYDGNEICSIFAAQYKEVLQGDSIVLIPYISDVNVPENVRGHVEYDGEFALYRDNYGNYPVENRVANFRIGEKRYLNGVLIDGK from the coding sequence ATGAAAAATTCAGATTTCTATAGAGCTTTACATACCACTTTTAAAAACGAGGAAATTACCGGTCGATATATTACTAATAGACACCTGAATTCGTGGCTAGAATTCAAACACAAGAATGAGATTTTTTCCATTTTGGGCTATTCTGTTTTAGGCAAACCTATATACCAATGTCAGGTAGGATCAGGAAATATAAAGTTGCTAATCTGGTCGCAGATGCACGGAAATGAAAGCACTACAACCAAGGCTGTCGTCGACTTTATTACTTTCGTTACATCTGATAACGTGATTGCGAAAAAATTTAGGGGTGTATTTACTTTTAACATAATACCAATTTTAAATCCTGATGGAGCAGAATCTTATACTAGAGTGAATGCAAATGGTATTGACCTAAATAGAGATTTTGTAGATTTAAGTCAGCCCGAAAGTCGGTTGTTAATGGATTTATTTGCTAGTTTTTCTCCTGATTACTGCTTTAATATGCACGATCAGCGCACGATTTTTAGCGTTGGAGATACTGGCAAGCCTGCAACTATATCGTTTCTTGCGCCTTCCTTCAATGACGGTTGCGATATCAATGCAACTAGAGAGCGAGCTATGCAGATTATTGTAGATCTTAATAAGGTACTGCAACAGTATATTCCGGGTCAAGTTGGTCGGTTTGATGATAGTTATAATCGCAACTGCGTGGGAGATACCTTTCAAACCCTTGGTAAATCGACAATATTATTTGAAGCAGGGCATTATCAAGATGACTACGAGCGAGAAGTTAGTCGTGAAGTGGTTTTTATTAGTTTGCTCGCTTCTTGCGATTCTATTATAAATAAGACATATCTTGATAACAGAATTGCCTTATACCTGAATATTCCTCAAAATAAAACGTTATTTTATGATATTGTCTATAAAAATGTCAAAATTAATTATGATGGTAATGAAATCTGTAGTATTTTTGCCGCTCAATACAAAGAAGTGCTTCAAGGCGATTCCATTGTTTTAATTCCTTATATATCAGATGTTAATGTTCCTGAGAATGTAAGAGGTCATGTAGAATATGATGGGGAGTTTGCGTTGTATCGTGATAATTATGGGAATTATCCTGTCGAAAATCGAGTAGCGAACTTCAGAATTGGTGAAAAACGCTATTTAAATGGTGTTTTAATTGACGGAAAGTAA
- a CDS encoding helix-turn-helix domain-containing protein has translation MNSEDIIAKLESIFLELNITPSMFADQIGVQRSSISHLLSGRNKPSLDLVLKIVNAFPQIDLYWLLGQKELKEKLNLKIKNDQSPPTEKVENIKIEEPLKTKKADSKIEVTKTTTNSKSSEVEKIVVFYRDGTFLEYAPRES, from the coding sequence ATGAATTCAGAAGATATTATTGCAAAATTAGAATCGATATTCTTAGAGCTAAACATCACTCCTTCTATGTTTGCAGATCAAATTGGAGTGCAGAGATCCAGTATTTCGCACTTGCTTTCTGGTCGAAACAAACCTAGTTTGGATTTGGTTTTGAAGATTGTAAATGCGTTTCCTCAAATAGATTTATATTGGCTACTTGGCCAAAAAGAGTTGAAAGAAAAGTTGAATCTGAAAATAAAAAATGACCAATCCCCTCCCACCGAAAAGGTTGAAAATATTAAAATCGAAGAACCACTAAAGACAAAAAAGGCTGACTCTAAAATTGAAGTAACTAAAACTACCACAAATTCTAAATCGTCGGAGGTGGAAAAAATAGTTGTCTTTTATCGCGATGGAACTTTCTTAGAATATGCTCCGCGTGAATCGTAA
- a CDS encoding spermidine synthase, with protein sequence MFQKFLSYLVPINILKVKSDFSKTLEVTYNNGELVIDSLNTNYSYGSLQRILAKGLRFIGKEKIQKMNHILILGIAGGSVIKTLKNEFEYQNKITGVEIDPNIIDLANKYFQLDEIQNLEIIITDAFEFVLRSSTQYDLVIIDIFQDTVMPSFLFEKYFIEKIEDLTATNGYILFNTMILNDEHQKRNDQYVLKYDDAFKVVRLSKVENHNEVIIINRTD encoded by the coding sequence ATGTTTCAGAAGTTTCTAAGTTATCTCGTTCCGATAAATATTCTAAAAGTCAAATCCGATTTTAGCAAAACGCTCGAAGTAACTTATAATAATGGTGAACTTGTTATTGATTCTCTAAACACCAACTATTCATATGGAAGTCTGCAGCGTATTCTCGCAAAGGGCCTGCGATTTATCGGAAAAGAGAAAATTCAGAAGATGAATCACATTTTGATCCTTGGTATCGCTGGCGGAAGTGTAATCAAGACCTTGAAGAATGAATTTGAATATCAAAACAAAATAACTGGTGTTGAAATTGATCCAAATATTATAGACCTTGCAAATAAGTATTTTCAATTAGATGAAATTCAAAACTTAGAAATAATAATTACAGATGCTTTCGAATTTGTATTAAGAAGCAGTACTCAATACGACTTAGTAATTATTGACATCTTTCAAGATACTGTTATGCCCTCATTTCTTTTCGAGAAATATTTTATCGAAAAAATAGAAGACTTAACTGCAACAAATGGCTACATTTTATTTAATACAATGATTCTTAACGACGAACATCAAAAACGCAATGATCAATATGTTTTAAAATACGATGATGCATTTAAAGTTGTACGATTGTCAAAAGTGGAAAACCACAATGAAGTTATTATAATAAATAGAACAGATTAA